TTTGAATATTTAAATGTTGCATTGTGAATAAAATTGATTAACATTTTTAAACACTCTTGATAAAAGAAGTTTAGCGCAATTAAGTTCTCCCTTTTTTCAGATTGTATAACTAGTTTTGTTACATCATTCTAATTATCAATGAATTTCTAACTCCACCTAACAAACTAGAACTGCAGATACAAACAATCAAATATTGTATAGATGATCCGGATGTTTGTTTGTCTCATTTGGATGAAGCATATGAAGTTACCTTACGGAGTTATGGTCCTTACCTATTTCGGATACATCATATGAAATAGTATTATCTACTTTAGACATAACACATGAAATAAGATGTACCATTTCGAAGAACGACATGAAAAGGAAGCTATTATTTTGTGTAACTCATATGAAttggtttgtattattttatctCAACTACACAAAATATGATACTCTATTTTGTTCCAGCCATCAAAAAATTGTAACCTATTCCACCCCAACAACGAGAAACAACTTCATCTAATTTGGCCCAAATATACGAAACAATGTATTTTCATTGCAAAAACAAGGGAATACGATACTCTAAAATCAATTACATAGAACAATAATTCGTTTGTAAAAGTCAACCAGCAAAGGCAACAAACCTCCGCTGGAGAGTCGACCACCTAGAACTAGATACTTGAAAGCCACAAGGAGTAATTTCAATTCTAAATACTAGCATCCAATTCAATACGAAACTAGTTTTTTAATACATAAAATTGATTACAATTCTAAATGAAAATTATCAATtccaattcaaaatacaagttagGTAAATTCCAAATTCCCAATTCTAAAAACATAGAAATCAATTTGTGAGGATGAATTCATATAAGAAATAAATTATATTACATAAAATCAGCCTCAACAATACCAAAAATTCGCGAATTTGCAGCGAGAAGATGATAATTCCCCTCAAAGATTGCGAATGAGACGGGTTTTATGGCCGAGCCGCGTATGGCCGATTATCTCCAACTCGCGAATTTTCCGTGTTGTTATCAAAAACTATTTTTCAGAGGTTGAAAGGTGGTTGAATTTGCAGTGTTCTAATTGAATAGTTCTTATCAAAAACGTTCTTTCAGAGGTTGAGAGGAGGTTGAAGGTTGTGGGAGAGAGTTTCACCTTGAGGGAGAAACCAAATAATTAAAAAGGGTATTTCTGGTTTTTTACAGGGGTGCGCCAAAGTAATTAAAGGTTGCGTATAGCAACGGTGTAATTTTATTATCAAATCCAACATGAATATCATTTTTGAAAAATTAATACCATTTTTGCAAAATGAATATCATTTTAGGGTAAATTACTACCATTTTTGAAAAATGAATACCAGTTAAGATTAATTGCTACCATTTTTGAAAAATGATTACCATATTAGAATAATTAATAACATTTTGGAAAAATTAATATCAttatttaaaatttgaatacCACTTTGGAAAAATGAATACCATTTTGGAAAATGGTTAATAGTGGAATATGGTTAATAATTTTGTATTTAGAGTGAAATTAGGGATATCAATTATAATTAAGAGTGAAATAATGGTTAATGATTCAATCATAGGATGAGTTATGATTCATGATTTGATTCAACGATGAATTAGGGTTAATGATTCTAATTAAGAGTGAAATAAGGTGAATGATTCACGATTTGATTCTACAATGAACTAGGGTTAATGGTTAATGATGATTCGATTTAATGATTCGATTTAATGATTCGATTTATGATTCGACATAAGATTCATGGTTAATCATTCGAATAAGGATAATGATTCAACTTATGTTTCGACTCATTAggcttagggtttagggtttagggtttagggtttagggtttagctCATTAGTCTTAGGGTAAGTGTTTCTAAGTTAGTCATTGGGgtttttagggtttagggttcaATTTAAGTTAATCGTTCCAATTACAAGTGGTATATGATAAATGATTCTAGTATATGGTTACTCATTCGACTTACGAATCATGGTTAATAATGATTCTAATTTAAGTTAAGGGTTTGACTTATGTTGATCTAATTTACGATTCTTTTCGCTTAGTTTTGAATCGGTTCTAAGTAAACTTAATGATCAAGACCTACCTAGACCTACTTTTTAAATTTGAtcattaacaaaaataaatctAACAAAAGTGACTTTCTTATCAAAATTGACTTTTTCAAATGATAACTTTTCAAAGTGACTTTTCAAAAATGAATACCATTTTAGGGTAAATGAGTATCATTTTTGAAAAATGAAAACCATACATTTCTACCATTTTTGAAAATTGAGTACCATTTTAGAATAAATAATACCATTATTTAAAATTGAGTACCATTTTAGAAAAATTTAATACCATTGTGGAAATATTAATACCATTTTCAACAATTTAAATACCATTTTGGAAAATGGTTAATGTGGAATATGATTACTAATTTGTATTTAgagtgaaattagggtttaataattataattaagagTGAAATAATGGTTAATGATTCGATCATACAACTAATTATGATTCATGATTTGATTCTACGATGAATTAAGTTTAATGATTTGAATTAAGAGTGAAATAAGGTGAATGATTCACGATTCGATTCCACAATGAACTAGGGTTAATGGTTAATGATGATTCGATTTAATGATTCGAATTACTGATTCGACATATTATTCATGGTTAATAAGGATGGTGATTCGATTTATGATTTGACTTATGATTCGACTCATTAggcttagggtttagggtttagctCATTAGCCTTATGGTTTAAGGTTCTATGTTAGTCATTAGGATTTTTATGGTTTAGTGTTCAATTTAAGTTATTCGTTCCAATTACAAGTGTTATATGGTAAATGATTCTAGTATATGGTTACTCATTCGACTTACGAATCATGGTTAATAATGATTCTAATTTAAGTTAATGATTCGATTTAGAGTTCGATTTATGTTGATTAAATGTTACGATTCGTTTCGTTTCGTTTCGATTCAATTCGAAGTACACTTAATGATCAAGAACTACCAAGACCAAAAcataatttttaaatgattcGATTCTTACAAAAATCAATCTAACACATCAAGATAATAACCAAAACATGATTTTTAGGATAATGATTTTTCAAAGTGAATTAAAGAGTACCATTTATGAAAAATGAAAACCACTTTATGGTAAATTACTACAATTTTTGTAAAATGAGTATAAGTTTAGAATATTAAATACCATTTTTTAAACATGAGTACCATTTTAGAATATTGAATACAATTTTGGAAAAATTAATACCATTTTTAACAATTTGAATACCATTTTTGAAAATGGTTAAGAGTGAAATATGGTTAATAATTTGTATTTAGggttaataattataaatatgagTGAAACAATGGTTAATGATTCGATTATACGATGAATTATGCTTCATGATTCGATTCTACGATGAATTGGAGTTAATGATTCAAATTAAGAGTGAAATAAGGTGAATGATTCACGATTCAATTCCACAATGAACTAGGGTTAATGGTTAATGGTGATTCTATTTAATGATTGGAATTATGATTCGACATAAGATTCATGGTTAATCATTCGAATAAGGATGATGATTCGATTTATGATTCGACTTACGAATCTTGGTTGGGTTAATCATTCTAATGATTCGATTTGACGATTCAATATATGATTCGACTTAAGAATCATGGTTAATGATTTGCTTTATGAGTCTTTGATTAAAGAGGGCTAGTCATAAGAATAACGGGTGGAATATCGTTATTGATTCGAACTACGATGACGTAGGGTTAATGAAAATTGGTTAATGGTTACGAGTGAAATAGTGTTACTCaatagggttagggtttaggATTTAGGGTTTAGGATTGAGGGTTTAGGGTTACACatagggttagggtttagggtttagggttacgATAGTGAAATATGGTTTATGATTCAATTAAAGTTATTCATTCCAATTACAATTATTATATGGTAAATGGATTATGATAATAATTATGATATCAAACATAAATTTTCAAATGTTAAATTCAAGGATGACTTTTCAAAGTGTATTAAAGAATACCGTATTTGAAAAATGAATACCATTTAGGGTAAATTAATACCATTGTTGAAAAATGAATACCATCATAATTTAATTAACTACCATTATTGAAAAATGAGTACCAGTTTATGAATACCATGTTGGATAAATGTATTTAGCATGATTCTAGGAACACTTAATGATCAATTTTGACATTTCAAAAATTTTCAATAAAAAACTCAAcatatattttaaaaacataagtacttaaacttgattaaaataaaaatgataataATTGAATGCCATTTTTTGTGACTAAGTGCCATTACCTTGACTTACACACAACTTCTGTCTTCAATGGGTCGTGGTGTACATTACCTTGACCTTCGTATGCTTCCTTTCAACATCTTTCCACCAACGATGAAGTATGTACTTGCCAGGAACTCCAGTCTGGTTATTCAAGTCATAAACCAATATCATATGCCTACACATTATACCATGACATTCAAAGTGCTTACAGTCACAAGAAGTTTCCTTGGCAACATAATTATACGTTGCAACAAACTTCGTCTTATGCTTCGTAACAATCTCCTTCCTTGAGTGTTTAGGTTTTATCCAAACCCTATCCTTAAGCTCGTACTCTTCAGCACACTCATCCATTATTTTCTTATTCAAACACCGCACATACAGTACCCTACTACACTCTCTTTGGACCTCATGAAATTTGGTGTCCGTGTATATTTTCTGGAAAAGTTCCTCTACTGGGAAACAGGTGATAATTTTCCTCAAATTTCTCGCAGTACTGGTATCTGCCATACTTTCTTCATTTTCCCTTGACCCCATTGCTTCATAGTAAGCCTCAACAAACTCATACAAATGAGTATGCTTGTGTACATAGCAGTCAAAAAACTTGTTTATACTTTCAACTCGTTGGGTCGTCTTCATGCCAGCCCAAAATAAATGCTTCACATAGGTAGGAACCCACGTATTCCTTTCCGCATACAACCCTGGAACAGATGAAATTCAGCAACATATCAGGTGCACAAATCAGGTGCACAAATCAGGTGCACAGATCAGATGCACAGATTAGGTGCACGTTTCAGGGGCACAGATCAGATGAACAGATCAGGTGCACAGATCAGGTGCACAAATCAGGTGTACAGATCAGGTGCACAGATCAAAAATCATGCACCACAGATAAAAAATCATGCACAGGTAGTCTCTAAATGTTCGGTCAGATCAAAAATCATGTACATATCATATTAGGTTGAAGATATAGAGCAGAGCAAGTGTATCACTTTCATTCTAAGTAATGTAATAAATATATGTCTAATTAATCTAgcattttaattcaaaattaaactaGCAATTTAATCAATATATACACTCTTTCTCATCCTTTTTCTCATCCTTTTTATTCTAGATtgttttttttcattctttcaCATTTAAACAgtcaatttttcattttaaatgCAAGCAATATCTTTCTAAAATTACCCATTTCATctccaaaaaaaatatagacaACAAAGAGGGAGAATGTACCTTCAAGCCAATCATCATCTACCTGGTACCTCTCCATAACAGTTGCTCAATTTAATTCGAACTCATCACATGTTAGACTATCATATATTGCCCGCTCCAAGTCTACATTTAAATCGGGGTCCTCTATATGCGTTCCAAGCttcccactaaacttctaaAGAGTGTGCCATAT
This Spinacia oleracea cultivar Varoflay chromosome 6, BTI_SOV_V1, whole genome shotgun sequence DNA region includes the following protein-coding sequences:
- the LOC130463071 gene encoding protein FAR-RED ELONGATED HYPOCOTYL 3-like yields the protein MERYQVDDDWLEGTFSLFVVYIFFGDEMGLYAERNTWVPTYVKHLFWAGMKTTQRVESINKFFDCYVHKHTHLYEFVEAYYEAMGSRENEESMADTSTARNLRKIITCFPVEELFQKIYTDTKFHEVQRECSRVLYVRCLNKKIMDECAEEYELKDRVWIKPKHSRKEIVTKHKTKFVATYNYVAKETSCDCKHFECHGIMCRHMILVYDLNNQTGVPGKYILHRWWKDVERKHTKVKVMYTTTH